The nucleotide sequence TTCAGGCATCTTTAATCTGCGTAATCCCCCCTTCCTCACCAGCACTTATCGAAAGGCTCCAACGATTCTTCTCCATCGCCCTCCTCCCCTCCCCTCGCATATTTTCATTCCGCCTGGACAGGGTTCATCTTCCCCGCGGCCCCGGTTTTTCTCACCGCACCAAAGTTCATTCCCACCACCACCGTGCCGCCAGTCGAAAAACCTCGCCGCTCGAGTCCGCCCATCGGCATTTTTCCTTAAAGGACCCTGGAGAAAACGAACTCTCAGCTTGAGTGGCATTCCCTCTTCAAATTATCTCAAATTGAGACAGCGACGAACTTTGAAAATTGTTGACAATTTGCCGCGTCCCAACATACACTCTGCCGCAGCGTGAAGCTCTCCTGAGGGTAAGTCGCCAAAGAACCGCGCCAACGTATTAGACTGACTCGTATACCTCACCTCGCATATCAGTAAGTTGCCGTTTTTTCATCACATGCTTCTCAAGGCCGTACGTTATATGGGGGCGACCATAGGTAGAGGTGTGAATCAAGTATGAGGTCCAACGGTGGATTTACCGGGAGGTTTGGTCGAAAAGAAGGGAACCAAAGAGGAGGGGGAGATGGAGAATGTGGAAGTGTTGGCTGCGGGACTGTCGGATCTTCTCGGTCATTTCTCAAAAGAAATGCAGGCCATCAGTGGAGAAGTAATGGAGGGCAGCCGCCATGGGACCGTGGAAGAACTGCGGGGGCGGATTCGGACCCTTCAGGACGAGGTGTACCAGGAGGCGCTCCATAAGTATGGCGACCTCCTCGGAGCCGCGGTCGATGCGGAACGAGATCTGATGACCAAGATCACCCGCCTGCGAGAGCTGAAAGAACGGGCCGGCATCTTAAAGGAGGTCATCACCTCGATGGTAAAGCCTGGTGGTGGTGAGTGATCGGTCTCCGGCTAGGCGGTGGGAGCTCTTTGGTGGAGGAGAACCCGGGCATCCACGACGCTCAGGCCCTTTTCGTAGACCAGAACCGGATTCAGGTCCATCTCGGAAATCTCGGGATTCTCCTGGGCGATCTGTGACACCTTCAGAAGGAGATGGGTGAGGGCCTCAAGGTCTGCGGGCTTTTTCCCCCGCACGCCTTGGAGTAAGGGAAAGGCCTTGATCTCGTGGATCATGGCGGCTGCATCCCGCTCGGCCAGTGGAATGAGCCGGAAGCTGGCATCCTGATAGACCTCGACGAAAATTCCCCCCAGGCCAAACATCACCACCGGCCCGAACTGAAGATCCTGAGTGAGACCGACGATCACCTCGGTGCCCGGAGGGGCCATCCGGCTGATCAGAACACCCCGAACTGCTGCCTTGCCCTGCCGGGCGTGCTCTGTGATCTGCCCGTAAGCTGCTTTGACGCTGGCTGCATCGTTCAGGTTCAAGAGAACCCCGCCAGCTTCGGTCTTATGCAGAATGTCCGGGGAGACGATCTTGGTCACGACCGGGTAGCCGATCTCAGTCGCCGCCGCCTCGGCCTCCTCGGCCGAGCTGACCAACCGGTGGGAGGGGACCGATACGCCGTAAGAGGCGAGAAGTTCGTAAGCCTCCGGCTCCAGGAGATTTCGACCTTCCTGAATGGCTCTCCCCAAGGCAAGTG is from Candidatus Methylomirabilota bacterium and encodes:
- a CDS encoding acetate--CoA ligase family protein, whose protein sequence is MALALGRAIQEGRNLLEPEAYELLASYGVSVPSHRLVSSAEEAEAAATEIGYPVVTKIVSPDILHKTEAGGVLLNLNDAASVKAAYGQITEHARQGKAAVRGVLISRMAPPGTEVIVGLTQDLQFGPVVMFGLGGIFVEVYQDASFRLIPLAERDAAAMIHEIKAFPLLQGVRGKKPADLEALTHLLLKVSQIAQENPEISEMDLNPVLVYEKGLSVVDARVLLHQRAPTA